A genomic region of Amphiura filiformis chromosome 6, Afil_fr2py, whole genome shotgun sequence contains the following coding sequences:
- the LOC140154122 gene encoding uncharacterized protein produces the protein MTPKTRAFDIRLQRIQNSLTGGMCALMRSIGDDKLTSELEEVVALLCNANYELSNARKDHIKPQLNPAYGHLCQTQTGSDFLFGDDLQRFREESKVPPLFYARRAPIQLSSEKGTVSPWTFFREQITPDAGTLPPATAVPSGISATAVAPDIASPETVQQRESTLYPNQTKPVVKPAEIVRRSLQEQGVPQEALLIIEQSWRPSTAKQYHVYITRWLDFCSRWGTNPMQSDVGPVLSFLTEQFSNFNLSYSAMNTCRCALSTFLIIPGAHTVGTHPLITRFIKGVFQIRPTLPRYSEVWDVTIVLNYLKSLHPTNQLRLRDLTFKLTMLMALTTGQRVQTLHMLNLEDMVVHSNDITFYCSKLLKQSRPGNVGMKIEFKSYNVDKRVCVLSVLQHYIKVTKSLRGDEQQLLISFRKPHGKVTKDTISGWIKRTMKAAGVNIEVFKSHSTRAASCSAANSRHVPITDILAAAGWSGEKTFQQHYNKPVVKQSEFANAVLE, from the exons ATGACTCCTAAGACACGTGCATTTGACATACGCTTACAAAGAATCCAGAATTCTTTAACTGGTGGAATGTGTGCTCTTATGCGCTCCATTGGGGATGACAAGCTTACATCAGAGCTGGAAGAGGTGGTTGCACTGCTGTGCAATGCAAACTATGAACTGAGCAATGCTCGGAAGGACCACATTAAACCTCAGCTAAACCCGGCCTATGGCCACTTGTGCCAGACTCAAACTGGGTCAGATTTCCTGTTTGGAGATGATCTCCAAC GCTTTCGGGAAGAATCCAAGGTTCCACCCCTATTCTACGCAAGGCGTGCACCAATCCAACTTTCATCAGAGAAGGGGACAGTATCGCCCTGGACCTTTTTTAGGGAACAGATCACCCCAGATGCAGGCACCCTACCGCCAGCAACCGCTGTACCGTCAGGGATATCAGCAACCGCAGTGGCGCCAGACATTGCCTCCCCAGAAACTGTACAACAGAGGGAAAGCACCCTCTACCCAAACCAGACCAAGCCAGTAGTAAAACCTGCAGAG ATTGTCCGGAGATCACTGCAAGAGCAAGGAGTTCCGCAGGAGGCGTTGCTCATTATTGAGCAATCATGGCGACCCTCAACAGCTAAACAGTACCATGTGTATATTACAAGATGGCTTGACTTttgcagtagatggggcactAATCCTATGCAATCGGATGTAGGCCCTGTTCTCAGTTTTCTTACTGAACAGTTCAGCAATTTCAATTTAAGTTATAGTGCTATGAATACATGTAGGTGTGCACTATCTACATTTCTTATTATACCAGGAGCTCACACAGTTGGTACTCATCCCTTAATAACAAGATTTATTAAGGGTGTATTTCAAATTCGTCCTACATTACCAAGATACAGTGAAGTTTGGGATGTCACAATTGTGTTGAATTATTTGAAATCTCTACATCCAACCAATCAATTGCGTTTGAGAGATTTGACATTCAAACTTACAATGCTGATGGCATTGACTACAGGGCAAAGAGTACAGACACTTCACATGTTAAATTTAGAAGACATGGTGGTTCACAGTAACGACATAACATTTTATTGCTCAAAATTGCTTAAACAATCTAGGCCTGGTAATGTAGGAATGAAAATTGAGTTCAAATCATATAATGTAGATAAACGTGTATGTGTGCTTTCAGTGCTACAGCACTATATTAAGGTTACTAAAAGTTTAAGAGGAGATGAGCAGCAATTGCTGATTAGTTTTAGAAAGCCACATGGTAAAGTTACTAAGGACACTATTTCAGGCTGGATAAAACGTACTATGAAAGCAGCAGGTGTCAATATAGAGGTATTCAAGTCACATTCAACACGAGCAGCATCTTGTTCTGCGGCAAACTCTAGACATGTACCTATTACAGATATACTAGCTGCAGCAGGATGGTCTGGGGAAAAAACTTTCCAGCAACATTACAATAAGCCTGTTGTGAAACAAAGTGAATTTGCTAATGCTGTGTTGGAGTAA